From one Lycium ferocissimum isolate CSIRO_LF1 chromosome 7, AGI_CSIRO_Lferr_CH_V1, whole genome shotgun sequence genomic stretch:
- the LOC132062594 gene encoding uncharacterized protein LOC132062594: MFNWKTVNPKPSVNYLMTGMFKDGVSKDILNFKDIVPTMLEVEKLGLRPYLINRSAPPPQIHQEEDEYADFSTTPPHVAATKKTQKKDASKSPPHKKPRKMSTAPLLVQKSPTPIPKTDTHAKVGQSSKKFASVADKPV, encoded by the exons ATGTTCAACTGGAAAACAGTGAACCCAAAGCCATCAGTTAACTACTTGATGACGGGCATGTTTAAGGACGGTGTATCTAAG gACATTCTTAACTTTAAAGATATTGTTCCGACCATGTTAGAGGTTGAGAAGCTTGGTCTGCGTCCATACCTGATCAACAGATCTGCACCACCACCTCAAATACACCAAGAGGAAGATGAATATGCGGATTTTTCCACAACACCACCCCATGTTGCTGCTACcaaaaaaactcaaaagaaGGATGCATCAAAATCTCCACCGCACAAGAAGCCTAGGAAGATGTCAACGGCACCATTGCTTGTGCAGAAGTCACCAACCCCAATCCCAAAAACGGATACCCATGCTAAAGTTGGACAATCCTCTAAAAAATTTGCTTCGGTGGCAGACAAGCCTGTTTaa